Proteins from a single region of Amycolatopsis sp. CA-230715:
- a CDS encoding cytochrome P450 — translation MTTLEEPAVEFPVTRECPFAPPKEYARIREEEPVRKVRIPDGKQAWVVTRHEDVRMVLNDRRFSADRFHPDFPVLAAGGNSFRRKSDDRTMIAMDAPEHGPARRAVLGEFTVKRMEALRPRIQQIVDELIDDLLAGPKPADLVSALSLPVPSLVICELLGVPYADHDLFQNHTAKMLKRTTGPEDRRAAFEAVKNYLDELVTEKEAAPGDDLIGRQITKLREEGTYQRGPLVALAFLLLLAGHETTANMISLGTIALLENPEQLAAIKDDHDRTAPAVEELLRYFTIVDAATARLCVEDVEIGGVTIKAGEGVLALGYSANRDPEAFEDPDSFDIDRGARHHVAFGFGPHQCLGQNLARMELKIVFDTLFERVPGLNLAAPVDDLPFKDDAAIYGVYRLPVTW, via the coding sequence ATGACCACGCTCGAAGAACCCGCCGTCGAATTCCCGGTCACCCGCGAATGCCCGTTCGCGCCGCCGAAGGAGTACGCCCGGATCCGCGAAGAGGAGCCGGTCAGGAAGGTCCGCATCCCCGACGGAAAGCAGGCCTGGGTGGTGACGCGGCACGAGGACGTCCGGATGGTGCTCAACGACCGGCGGTTCAGCGCCGACCGGTTCCACCCGGACTTCCCGGTACTGGCCGCGGGTGGCAACTCGTTCCGCAGGAAGTCCGACGACCGGACGATGATCGCGATGGACGCGCCGGAGCACGGGCCCGCCCGCCGCGCGGTGCTCGGTGAGTTCACCGTCAAGCGGATGGAAGCTTTGCGCCCCCGGATCCAGCAGATCGTCGACGAGCTGATCGACGACCTGCTGGCCGGGCCGAAACCCGCCGATCTGGTTTCGGCGCTGTCGCTGCCGGTGCCGTCGCTGGTGATCTGCGAACTACTCGGTGTGCCGTACGCCGATCACGACCTGTTCCAGAACCACACCGCGAAGATGCTCAAGCGCACCACCGGCCCCGAGGACCGGCGGGCGGCGTTCGAAGCCGTCAAGAACTACCTGGACGAGCTCGTCACCGAGAAGGAGGCGGCACCGGGCGACGACCTGATCGGCAGGCAGATCACCAAGCTGCGCGAGGAAGGCACCTACCAGCGCGGGCCGTTGGTGGCACTGGCGTTCCTGCTGCTGCTCGCCGGGCACGAGACCACCGCGAACATGATCTCGCTCGGCACCATCGCGCTGCTGGAGAACCCGGAGCAACTCGCCGCGATCAAGGACGACCATGACCGGACCGCTCCCGCGGTCGAGGAACTGTTGCGGTACTTCACGATCGTCGACGCGGCGACAGCGCGGTTGTGCGTGGAAGACGTCGAGATCGGCGGCGTCACCATCAAAGCGGGCGAGGGCGTGCTCGCGCTCGGGTATTCGGCGAACCGCGACCCGGAGGCGTTCGAGGACCCGGATTCGTTCGACATCGACCGGGGCGCGCGGCACCACGTCGCGTTCGGGTTCGGGCCGCACCAGTGCCTCGGGCAGAACCTCGCCAGGATGGAACTGAAGATCGTCTTCGACACCCTGTTCGAGCGCGTTCCCGGGTTGAACCTCGCGGCTCCGGTCGACGACCTGCCGTTCAAGGACGACGCGGCGATCTACGGCGTGTACCGGCTGCCGGTCACCTGGTAA
- a CDS encoding nuclear transport factor 2 family protein, whose amino-acid sequence MMTDLPSNPTVRQFVAAINSGDKEAFRALLAPGAIMTDDGTERDLDAWTEKEIFSANGRMDVESESDGTTLVATFTNDTWGAMRTRWAFTISDGAITRFDTGQA is encoded by the coding sequence ATGATGACCGACCTCCCGTCGAACCCGACGGTCCGCCAGTTCGTCGCCGCGATCAACAGCGGCGACAAGGAAGCCTTCCGCGCGCTCCTCGCACCGGGGGCGATCATGACCGACGACGGCACCGAGCGCGATCTGGACGCTTGGACGGAGAAGGAGATCTTCTCCGCCAACGGCCGGATGGACGTCGAGTCCGAAAGCGACGGCACCACGCTGGTCGCCACCTTCACGAACGACACCTGGGGTGCCATGCGGACCCGCTGGGCGTTCACGATCTCCGATGGCGCGATCACCCGGTTCGACACCGGACAGGCGTAG
- a CDS encoding lactonase family protein, producing MTDLVLVGCYTAEANGNGTGISAFRREPGSEVLTLASTLPMTSPSWLAKHPTAPIVYATNETATGEVTSVAVDAEGELTALDVAATGGGHPCHLAVTPDGRFLLCANYSGGSAAVFALRPDGRIGARTTLVQYHGTGPRADRQEAAHVHMVVSSSDSRMISVVDLGTDQIRSYRLREDGTLTPLAVSPLPPGTGPRQLVRHEGTDLAYVAGELSGKLLTLRENSPGAFEVVDAVDATAGRYSAENLVAHLEISGSRAYLSSRGPDCVTEFTTEPATPVVDQPCGAGPRHFALDGGRCFVAAQDEDALFSFPVADLGKAEPRRHPTGSPSFVLPLTVA from the coding sequence ATGACCGACCTGGTCCTCGTCGGCTGCTACACGGCCGAAGCGAACGGGAACGGGACGGGCATCTCCGCCTTCCGGCGCGAACCGGGCTCGGAGGTGCTCACCCTCGCCTCGACGCTGCCGATGACGTCACCGTCGTGGCTGGCGAAGCACCCGACCGCGCCGATCGTGTACGCCACGAACGAAACGGCGACCGGCGAGGTCACCTCGGTCGCCGTGGACGCCGAGGGCGAGCTCACCGCGCTCGACGTCGCGGCCACCGGCGGCGGGCACCCGTGCCACCTCGCGGTCACCCCGGACGGCCGGTTCCTGTTGTGCGCCAACTATTCCGGCGGCAGTGCGGCGGTGTTCGCGCTCCGCCCCGACGGCCGCATCGGTGCGCGGACCACCCTCGTCCAGTACCACGGAACCGGACCCCGCGCGGACCGGCAGGAGGCGGCGCACGTCCACATGGTGGTGTCCTCTTCGGACAGCCGGATGATCAGCGTAGTGGACCTCGGCACCGACCAAATCCGCAGCTACCGCCTCAGGGAGGACGGCACGTTGACCCCGCTCGCGGTTTCGCCGCTGCCTCCCGGTACCGGGCCGCGGCAGCTGGTCCGGCACGAGGGCACCGATCTCGCCTACGTCGCGGGCGAACTCTCCGGAAAACTGCTGACACTGCGGGAAAACAGCCCTGGCGCGTTCGAAGTGGTCGACGCGGTGGACGCCACGGCGGGCCGGTACTCGGCCGAGAACCTGGTGGCACACCTGGAAATCAGCGGATCCCGCGCGTACCTGTCCAGCCGCGGGCCGGACTGCGTCACGGAGTTCACCACCGAACCGGCCACACCCGTCGTGGACCAGCCCTGCGGTGCCGGTCCACGACACTTCGCACTCGACGGCGGCCGCTGTTTCGTTGCGGCGCAAGACGAGGACGCGCTTTTCTCGTTCCCGGTCGCCGACCTCGGGAAGGCCGAGCCACGACGGCACCCGACGGGTTCGCCCAGTTTCGTGCTGCCGCTGACCGTCGCCTAG
- a CDS encoding acyl-CoA thioesterase, translating to MTHPLLQSSGATRVEPGQWVVTVPRSWGSWSGPLGGLLNAIAARAATDLTSPGTAPMATHTQFVRKFSDAPVSFTATVERAGGTTQFVTVRGTQDEQTVLITSVVCGRRAGRPVVQRVAAPVVPPPEECQEIGFPPELVPFGQRFEIRQASGAYPMSGAARAEMGAWLRLRPEVPTDALIAIVMMDAMPPGLYPTLTEPAAIVSAELSVHLHRDLIAYPVDGFALAVQRTVTDGDGWCVDEADLWDRDGGLIAQSRQQRRILALKPG from the coding sequence GTGACGCATCCCCTGCTGCAATCGAGCGGCGCCACGCGAGTCGAACCGGGACAGTGGGTGGTGACCGTGCCCCGCTCGTGGGGGTCGTGGTCCGGTCCGCTCGGCGGCTTGCTCAACGCCATCGCCGCACGAGCGGCCACCGATCTGACCAGCCCCGGTACCGCACCGATGGCGACGCACACGCAGTTCGTGCGGAAGTTCTCCGACGCACCGGTTTCCTTCACGGCGACGGTCGAACGCGCGGGAGGCACGACGCAGTTCGTCACCGTACGGGGAACGCAGGACGAGCAGACGGTGCTGATCACCTCGGTGGTCTGCGGCCGACGCGCGGGCAGGCCCGTGGTGCAACGCGTCGCGGCGCCGGTGGTCCCGCCACCCGAGGAGTGCCAGGAGATCGGGTTCCCACCCGAACTGGTCCCGTTCGGACAGCGGTTCGAGATCCGGCAGGCCAGCGGTGCGTACCCGATGAGCGGCGCCGCGCGGGCGGAGATGGGTGCATGGCTGCGGTTGCGGCCCGAGGTGCCCACCGACGCGCTGATCGCCATCGTGATGATGGACGCGATGCCACCGGGCCTGTACCCGACGCTGACCGAGCCCGCCGCGATCGTGTCCGCCGAGCTGTCCGTCCACCTCCACCGCGATCTGATCGCGTATCCCGTGGACGGTTTCGCGCTCGCCGTGCAGCGCACCGTGACCGACGGCGACGGCTGGTGCGTCGACGAAGCCGATCTGTGGGACCGCGACGGGGGACTGATCGCGCAGTCCCGGCAGCAGCGCCGGATTCTCGCACTGAAGCCGGGATAG
- the asnB gene encoding asparagine synthase (glutamine-hydrolyzing), with translation MCGIVGWVDFERDLTAETGAVRRMTDTMADRGPDDEGVWVRRRVALGHRRLAVIDIAGGRQPMWTPERSPEGDPLAVLTYSGEVYNFAELREELKTLGHRFETRSDTEVVLRAYLHWGTACAARFNGMFAFAVWDTRSEELVLVRDRLGVKPLYYYPTAHGVLFGSEAKAVLANPLASAEMDLDGLRDVLATARVPGRTPLRNLFEVKPGHIVRVTRGGVREQRYWALETRPHTDGVEDTVANVRALLEDIVARQMVADVPLCTLLSGGLDSSALTALAQRGRTAAGAGKVRTYSVDFTGQTANFRPEEFREAPDSPFAAELVAHAGTDHREILLDTAKLVDPGVREAVQRAWDLPYGIGDHDPSLYLLFQAVREASTVALSGEAADEVFGGYLWFHEPKAIEANTFPWHAMSPAPVELVATAFLDRGLTAALDLRTYIADTYADAVRQVEHLPGADLLERRMRISSHLHITRWLQMMLDRKDRMSMASGLEVRVPFCDHRLVDYVYNTPWSMKTFDGREKSLLRAATADLLPRSIAQRRKAPYPSTQDIGYDRAINDELGKIVAEPSSPAFGLLDLDAVNAHLAKPITTAYSMIERSAFTEPMVRLNAALALHDVRMVGVST, from the coding sequence ATGTGCGGAATCGTCGGCTGGGTCGACTTCGAACGCGACCTGACGGCCGAAACCGGTGCGGTGCGGCGGATGACGGACACGATGGCCGACCGCGGCCCCGATGACGAAGGTGTCTGGGTACGACGGCGGGTCGCGTTAGGACACCGGCGGCTCGCGGTGATCGACATCGCGGGCGGCCGCCAGCCGATGTGGACACCCGAGCGGTCACCGGAAGGCGACCCGCTCGCGGTGCTCACCTACAGCGGCGAGGTCTACAACTTCGCTGAACTGCGCGAAGAGCTGAAAACACTGGGCCACCGGTTCGAGACCCGAAGCGACACCGAGGTGGTGCTGCGCGCCTACCTGCACTGGGGCACCGCGTGCGCCGCCCGGTTCAACGGCATGTTCGCGTTCGCCGTGTGGGACACCAGGTCCGAGGAACTGGTGCTGGTCAGGGACCGGCTCGGGGTCAAACCGCTGTACTACTACCCCACCGCGCACGGCGTGCTGTTCGGGTCGGAGGCGAAGGCCGTGCTGGCCAACCCGCTCGCCTCCGCCGAAATGGACCTCGACGGACTGCGCGACGTGCTGGCGACAGCGCGGGTTCCCGGGCGGACGCCGTTGCGGAACCTGTTCGAGGTCAAACCGGGGCACATCGTCCGGGTGACCCGAGGCGGCGTGCGCGAGCAGCGGTACTGGGCGCTGGAAACCCGCCCGCACACCGACGGCGTCGAGGACACCGTCGCCAACGTCCGCGCGTTGCTGGAAGACATCGTGGCCAGGCAGATGGTGGCGGACGTGCCGTTGTGCACGCTGCTGTCCGGCGGGCTGGATTCCAGCGCCCTCACCGCACTCGCGCAACGCGGCCGCACCGCCGCGGGCGCGGGCAAGGTGCGGACGTACTCGGTCGACTTCACCGGGCAGACGGCGAACTTCCGGCCGGAGGAGTTCCGCGAGGCACCCGATTCCCCGTTCGCCGCGGAACTCGTCGCGCACGCTGGTACCGACCACCGCGAGATCCTGCTCGACACCGCCAAGCTCGTCGACCCCGGTGTGCGGGAGGCCGTGCAGCGCGCGTGGGACCTGCCCTACGGCATCGGGGACCACGATCCGTCGTTGTACCTGCTGTTCCAAGCGGTCCGGGAAGCGTCGACGGTGGCCCTTTCCGGTGAAGCGGCCGACGAGGTCTTCGGCGGCTACCTGTGGTTCCACGAGCCGAAAGCCATAGAGGCCAACACCTTCCCGTGGCACGCCATGAGTCCCGCGCCGGTCGAGCTGGTGGCGACGGCGTTCCTCGACCGCGGTCTGACGGCCGCTTTGGACCTGCGCACCTACATCGCGGACACCTACGCGGACGCCGTGCGCCAGGTCGAGCACCTTCCCGGGGCGGACCTCCTGGAACGGCGGATGCGGATCTCGAGCCACCTGCACATCACGCGGTGGCTGCAGATGATGCTCGACCGCAAGGACCGGATGAGCATGGCGAGCGGGCTCGAGGTGCGGGTGCCGTTCTGCGACCACCGGCTCGTCGACTACGTGTACAACACCCCGTGGTCGATGAAGACCTTCGACGGCAGGGAAAAGAGCCTGCTCCGCGCGGCGACGGCCGATCTGCTGCCGCGCTCGATCGCCCAGCGCCGCAAGGCACCCTATCCGTCCACTCAGGACATCGGATACGACAGGGCGATCAATGACGAGCTCGGCAAGATCGTCGCCGAACCGTCGTCGCCCGCGTTCGGCCTCCTCGATCTCGACGCCGTGAACGCGCATCTGGCGAAACCGATCACGACGGCCTATTCGATGATCGAACGGTCGGCCTTCACCGAACCGATGGTGCGCCTCAACGCCGCACTGGCACTGCATGACGTGCGCATGGTCGGAGTATCCACCTGA
- a CDS encoding acyltransferase domain-containing protein: MVEHRSSSVVALFPGQGGFDGVALATAAARHQEVRAVFEALDEVSLAETGRALSSVALADEPPTLASLLADEPWVSQLAIYGTAVAVHRVLHAHGLRPGVLMGHSLGEIAALVAAGVYTVAEGAKIVFARVNALRGLDLCDGYMAAVSADARKTRLLVDVVENEHLAVAVENHDRQTVVSGPADAMDTLGRAAKALGVSFAKLDSPAPFHGPLMRSAADAFTAAVRGIAARPAEVPVYSPILNRAYTETDDMPALLASHLVAPVKFGAAVRAVHADGARHFVECGARATLSKSVSATLDGSAHTTVACLPDGGTGIEPALGTLRAAGLLPTTVPADDEFDAFWSAHGPKIISKVRQELEARNGFAELPSDTAVTEDAPILSAPLGHDEVAGQLRELYAEALEYPVEVFTDEVELEAELGIDSVKQIELLTRVSEEYGLQQQGSGFRLAEYDTMGKVIGHTVRRLADRESADV, translated from the coding sequence GTGGTCGAGCACCGCAGCTCCAGTGTCGTCGCACTTTTTCCCGGTCAGGGCGGGTTCGACGGGGTGGCGCTGGCCACCGCCGCGGCCCGGCATCAGGAAGTCCGAGCCGTCTTCGAAGCACTCGACGAGGTTTCCCTCGCCGAGACCGGACGCGCGCTGTCGTCGGTGGCGCTCGCCGACGAGCCACCGACGCTGGCGAGCCTGCTCGCCGACGAGCCGTGGGTCTCGCAGCTCGCCATCTACGGCACGGCCGTCGCCGTGCACCGGGTCCTGCACGCGCACGGCCTGCGCCCCGGTGTCCTGATGGGACACAGCCTCGGCGAGATCGCCGCGCTCGTCGCCGCCGGGGTCTACACCGTCGCGGAGGGCGCCAAGATCGTGTTCGCGCGCGTCAACGCCCTGCGCGGACTGGACCTGTGCGACGGGTACATGGCGGCCGTCTCCGCGGACGCCCGCAAGACGCGGTTGCTCGTCGATGTCGTGGAGAACGAACACCTCGCGGTGGCCGTGGAAAACCACGACCGGCAGACCGTGGTCTCGGGACCCGCCGACGCGATGGACACGTTGGGGCGGGCCGCGAAAGCGCTCGGCGTCTCCTTCGCCAAGCTGGACTCGCCCGCGCCGTTCCACGGACCGCTGATGCGCTCCGCCGCCGACGCGTTCACCGCGGCCGTCCGCGGTATCGCGGCGCGGCCCGCCGAGGTGCCGGTCTACTCACCGATCCTGAACCGCGCCTACACCGAAACCGATGACATGCCCGCTCTGCTGGCGAGCCATCTCGTGGCACCGGTCAAGTTCGGCGCCGCGGTTCGCGCCGTGCACGCCGACGGCGCACGGCACTTCGTCGAATGCGGTGCCAGGGCGACGTTGTCCAAATCCGTATCGGCCACATTGGACGGTTCGGCGCACACGACCGTCGCGTGCCTCCCGGACGGCGGCACCGGGATCGAGCCCGCGCTCGGCACCCTGCGCGCGGCTGGGCTGCTCCCGACGACGGTTCCGGCCGACGACGAGTTCGACGCGTTCTGGTCGGCGCACGGACCCAAGATCATCAGCAAGGTCCGGCAGGAGCTGGAAGCGCGGAACGGTTTCGCGGAGCTGCCGTCGGACACCGCTGTCACCGAGGACGCACCGATCCTGTCCGCACCGCTCGGCCACGACGAGGTCGCGGGCCAGCTGCGCGAACTGTACGCGGAGGCGCTGGAGTACCCGGTCGAAGTGTTCACCGACGAGGTGGAACTCGAAGCGGAGCTGGGAATCGACTCGGTGAAGCAGATCGAGCTGCTGACGCGGGTGTCCGAAGAGTACGGACTCCAGCAGCAGGGCTCGGGGTTCCGCCTGGCGGAGTACGACACGATGGGCAAGGTCATCGGGCACACCGTGCGGAGGCTGGCCGATCGGGAGTCTGCGGATGTCTGA